The genomic region tttttgggcgaagtatttcttaaccgaatccaaattcacgggattggataaggtcttgccatccatttcagccaatatcaatgctccgcTAGAAAatgctttcttcaccacataaggcccttcccaattcgacatctattttcctctgaagtctttttgtatgggcaggatctttttcagtactagGTCTCCCTCGTAGAACTCTCTAggacgaacctttttgttgtaagcttgcatcattcgcttttggtacatctgaccatggcgaatagcccgtagcctcttttcttcaatcaaattcaattgATCTTATCgagattggatccattctgcttcatccaactcAACTTTtgacaaaactctgagggaaggaatctcgacctcgataggtaaaactgcctccattccataaactaataagaaaggcgttgccccagtagaagttctgatagACATTCGATAAGCATATAGGgcgaatggtagcttctcatgccaatctttataagtttctgtcatctttcctacaatcttcttgatgttcttattggctgcttcgactgcaccgttcatcttcgggcgatacggtgatgagttgtggtgtctgatcttgaacttACTGTAGAGATCCGCTATCGTGTTATTGTTCAAATTCATGCGTTGTTAGATATGATCCTttccggcattccatatcgacagatgatttcctttttcaagaacttgctaactgctgatttagtgacattggcatatgaagtggcctctacccatttggtgaaataatcgatgaccacaaagatgaaacgatgcccatttgaagcttttggcgaaattggcccaatcacatccatgccccacatcgagaaaggccgtggcgaagtcatgacatgcagaggtgagggaggtatattaatcttgtctccatagatttggcacttatgacatcttttggcgtagttaatacagtctccttccatggtggaccaataataaccgaacctcataatttgcctggccattgtaaaaccattagcatgtgtcccgcagatgccctcatggacttcttctaagattttcttagcctcaatggtgtctacacatcttaatagtacctgatccttccttcttttgtacaggatctccccatctaagacatagtcactggccagtcttctcaacgttcTCTTGTTGTTCTCAGAGCTTGGTtggggtactcacgattcttcacatatcgtcggatatcgtggtaccaaggggGATCATCATTTTCCTGTTCTTCttcgaggttgtaacaatgagccagGGCCTCGTAAATGCTCATTTTGATTGGTTTCACATCCCCTGGTTGGTTCACCTtaatcatagaagctaaagttgctagggcgtcagccatctgattttcttctcgtgggaggtagtagaagacaatatcatcaaactctttaattaactcaaggatcaacctccggtaattgatcaatttggggtctcttgtctcccattcacctttgagttgataaatcactagggcagaatctccatatacctctaacaccttgattttacatTTTATGGCAGcacgtattcccatgatgcatgcttcgtattctgtcatattgttcgtgcagtcaaaatccaatttactagtgaatggataatgatctccgttcggGGCCACCAGAACTACCCCGATTccgttacccacagcatttgatactccgtcaaagtttagcttccaagggtgaccttcttgagggtcttcttccgtggttgctatgcacattagatcttcatttgggaaatcaaagttcagaggctcgtagtcctctagggctctgctggctaggaaatctgctatcgcactcccttttatggccttctggttcacatagactatgttgaattcagaaagtagaattttcAATTGGGCCATTCTCCCGTTCAAGgcagtcgactccatcaagtatttcaggggatccattttagagatcagccaagttgtatggtacaacatgtattgtctcagtcttcgggttgtccagatcAAGGCACTgcacaacttttcaatgaacgagtATCTCGTTTCGTActcagtaaactttttactgaggtaatatatcgctctttctttccttcccgattcatcttgttggccaagcacgcatcccatagaattttcaaataccgtcaaatacagtatcagtggcttatctgGATTAGGTGGTGACAACAGTggggcattagacaaatatttcttaactttgtcgaaagtcttctggcattcctcgtcccaacCACCAGGGttatgtttcttaaggagacggaatatggggtcacatttctcggttagttgtgaaataaaccgagcgatgtaatttagtcttcctaggaatccttgaacttccttctgagtacgtggtggaggtaactcttgtatggctttgactttatctgggtcaatctcaatcccttttccaTCGCCACGAATCCTAGCAGTTTTCGACACGGCTCAGAAGGTACATTTTATGGATTGAGTTTCAatgaaattttctcaacctcaaaataatttcctcaagacttgcacatgctcttcttcatccgagatttggcgatcatgtcgtcgacatagacttcaatttctttatgcatcatatcatgaaatagggttaccatggctctcgaTATGTTGCTCCGCATTTTCAATCCGAAcggcattactttatagcaaaaggttccccacatggtcacaaatgtggttttattcatgtcttcgGATGCATCTTGATCCGATTGTACCCAgaagccatccatgaaggagaagagtgagtaactcgccgtgttgtccactaaggtgtcgatatgaggcaacGGAAATTATCTTTCGGGTGGCCTTGTTTAAGtatctgtagtctacacacatccgtacctttccatctttttagggacgggacgatgttggctacccattccagtacttaactacttgtaagaaaccaacatcaaattgcttcttgacctcctcttttatcttcaacagaaCATCGGGCGCGTCCTTCAAAGCTTTTCTTTGAAGcggcttgcattcttctttgatggggagcACTGTACCACAATGTCAAGATTTAGCCCGTGCATatctgatatgaccatgcaaagacatccttgaactcttggagtaactcaataaggtcctgCTTTGTCTCTATGGTGATGCAagctccgatctttacttctctcctttctagttcatctcccaagtttacgacttctacggtctctttgtggggtaaaatctgtttctcctcgtgttctaccatccttaacaaatcaggggataagttacagTCTCCGTCATCCTCAAAGTCCTGGGATCCCTTCAGACACATATCTCGTTCAAAAGGAGATTCTGAATTAGTAGCAACATCACTcgcatcattgatatctggagacctgttgtaggtgtGAAGGAAGATGCAAAGAGCaagagaatctaagaataatgatatgtgtggtatgatcatgaatgaaagaataaaagaataattgcacggaataagtcaaaagggtgcatttcattgaaataacgatttcgaacataagcctatttcacaaaaggacacttgttactcctaggcctagagcaataagtgtgttttggacattaatCTGAGTTAGTtttaaagactacaggaatctcttccgcagtccaattattcagaacacttcctGGCTCATAGGGGGAATGCCTGACAAATTCTCTACCCCCGTTCCTTCTTCATATGTGGTGTTGATGTCCAAACTCTCCATCATTCCTTTCAATATTTCCTTTCCCGACGTCTTCCGCTCGGAGTGAATGACCCCTCCAGacacaaaagtcttcgatatataggggaagatcattggttcccattcgatttctcccccgctcaatcgcactctccttctttcttgcttcttctcaagtttcttctttctttgtttcatgtccggcttaaaccctaacccaaaaTGGTCTTGTTTGTCCTTCATCATTGGTACATTAATCCTTCCCTGGAGGTATCTCCCGAGTCCTCTTCCCGGTAGAGACCCTTTTCCAATAGTTAGCcgtagtcccattcttgtagtctcagATAACCTGGGCATTGGAATCTTATTTCCTTCGATGATGAACGTCGTATTCACAAACTCCAAAGATCGAAAGGAGCACTCGATTGCTTCATCATTTGCCTCCAGATATGGGGTATCACTGGTTATTGCCGCGATGATGTCCTCTTCAGCATTGATTGTTACTAACCGAACTTTGGTCACTAATTTCAAATTTTGATGCAGCGTTGAAGGGACTGCCCCCGCCGAGTGTATCCACGGTCTCCCCAATAGGCAATTATACGAAGGTTTAATGTCCATGACCAAGAAATCTACCTCGTATGTGCTCGGCCCGATTAAGAGGGGTATTTCAATTCTCCCCATTACCTTCctttccgtgccatcaaatgctctcactacactttggcatgtcttcatatgggaactatctaCTGGCAACCTACTCAGTGTAGACAGGGGTAGGACATTCAATGCAGACCTATTGTCAATCAATACCCCTGGTAACGTGTACCCTTTACAGCGAgtcgtgatgtgcaaagctttagttGATCCTCGGCCCCCTGGCTGTACCTCATcgtcattgaagaatatgaagttgtcggcacttatattgttgactaagcGGTCTAATTTATTTACGGAGATatcgttagcaacataagtttcattcagcaccttcatcaatgcgctGCAATGGGTTTCGAAACTTAAAAGTAAGGCTAGTACCGATATGCCCGCTGGCTGTTTGTGCAACTGTTCTACGACACTATATTCGCtgtgctttaggaattttaagaattccttggcTTCTTTTTCAGTCACTGATTCATTAACAGTTGGTTCAAGTCCCGCcggcttctctttcttttgctcaattgctaatgatttttctttaacctgCTCGACTTTTGTATTTGGGGTATAACGCCTTCCGCTGCGCGTATAAAAACCTTCGTCTTGAACTTCCTCTGATACATTAATCGGGGTCTCCTCTCCCGGGAATGTCACATTGCAGCTATAGTTCAACggtacccttttgctatctttataaggaaaAGCAACGGGCTTTTGGATCACGAATTTTGGAGCAACTTGTGCCCCAGCTTCATTCATTCTCggacgtgatatgataaccactgggtggttgaCTTGTAAACGTCCTTCGTCGACCCCTCTTCGGAGGCACACACATCTGCTTCTTCCAGGCTCCGACATATTcaagaattccagctccttattatccatcaatccttgtactaAAGCCACGAATTGGTGCATTTTCAATCTCATGATCCTCTTGATCgtggaactcacaataattcttCGCTTCGAGGTCCGACCCTTGAATTCTGTGCTATCAaccctctttccaccattttcttccaaacttcctccaacggggtattcacttctgcaaTACTCATTTTAATTTCTTTCCCCAAACTCTTGATTATCGCATTTATTCCCTTATCCCCATGGTTAGGTAATGGGTTCTCTGTATTGGATGCATCATCAATTTTCACAAtccccatgttgatgagtctttcacCAATTTCTTAAAAGTGGTGCGATTTTCTATCGAGTGTCTGTGGCtcctgcatggtattcgcattgggcattTCGTCATACCATTTCGGTCCGGAGGTTGCATTAGCTTTAGATAGAAGGAGACAcgacatgtgcatcaaataaactcggtataactccttgtacgtcattggaatgggcgtaaattgaagtttctccctattttgttttgtgttgggCTCTTGTGCGGGTGGGCCTCTTTGTCCGAAGAGTTGTCGACCTTGGTTGGCTTACGGTGATCGATTTCGAATATGAGCTCACATTATTCACCTCgtgctctttctttctcggtgctgacctctattttcccacatcttatggcattttctatcatttctccagacattactatgtctgaaaaactcttggttgcactacccagcatgtggttaataaaaggtgccttcagggtattgatgaagagcatagtggtttccttttccaacagagggggttggacctgtgtggccacttctctccatcgctgggcgtactgcctaaagctctcattatgattcttctccatattctataaagtgattctatcaggggctatgtctgccacatgaccgtactgtttcatgaaagcttgtgctaAATCTTTCCATGAACTGATCTGGGCGCGACTCAGCtggttgtaccatctagaagcggccccaaccagactttcctggaagcagtgaattaatagttggtcattattgacatggcctgccattcgtctgcagaaTATAGTTatgtgagcttcgggacagctagtcccgttgtatttctcaaattccgGAGTTTTAAACTTGGGAGGGATTATCAAGTccggaaccaaacttaattccttagcatcgattccaccacgatagtcggtgctttccatttctttaaatttttcttccaaccatctatacctttcttcaagctctctcgggaGTTCTACCCTTGTTTTTTCTACTTTTgttacttcatcgagattgaggaccacaggATTGGTCGGGTTATCCCCCGGATTAGAGCTCGAGCCGGCCTGATAATTCATTGGTGCCGAAACACCGGCCTGAAATGGTTGAGGCCTAATTGTGACCGATGGCCTTCCTGGGGCAAAACCCAGAGGGTAGGCAGGATCTTCATTATCTTCTCCCGCATTGATCAaagggcttttccctttttctaatccgccagcaaatagacgagttaattggtctatcatgcttttctgggactccaacatgtggtccctcatatcttgctggattttggcaagctgttcttgcatacgtgcttgtaattgatcctgcatctctttttgcatttgttccaatctctctaacctttgatccattgCCCTTGTTTTTTCCTttgtaccgtaacgatgttccAAGGTATctgccatgatttttagggtttcttgtgagttttagtgcgtatgatgcaatgctgatgcatgaatgcgatgaatgcgatgaatgcaaaaaaaagcgttgattccaattcgatttcattagagtaacttttctagaaaacaagtttctttacataaaatagattagatataaggcttggccctgatacttaaggccttgacctgcctaagaagccaagctagcttttGTCCTCGGTCCGGttctgactcgtattttaaactcagcacatcGGCTTGTACTGCTAATGTTTGCAAGTGATCAGCCACTTCTCGCACTTGAGTCAAAGCTTCGCTCATGACGTAGTCCCTGCttctgacttggtcttgagattgatgaagttgctccttccatcgctcgttatttacCTCGAGGAGTTCTATCTGAAGTTCATGATTTTGCAGCGCTAttttgagttcttctatattctcttttaattcttcgattctgttctgactagctttcaactcgattgcaGAGTTACGCAAGCGATACTGATACAATGACCTCTCTAACTCTGATACCCGGATCTTTAACCTTTCTTTTTCATTCTGGCTTTCTACCAAATTTCTTTTCAGAGCACtttctcgagcttgagcatcgcgaaattttttctcccactggttggctttgctttgttcttctttaacttcatgtcgccattgttcggatgtttttcctaacccagtAGTTCTCATTGATCTACGCAGCTTCTTATAGTCCGTTTTCAAACTGCCTAAGTCCTCTTCagccttgtttttcccttttctgaGTTGTTCAGCTTCTAGATTCTAGACATCGACATCTAACCCTaactgcatcttttcttcttccaactgctcgatccttttttctagctccagactctttctctcgaaatcttgctgatgatttctagctcagatggtattactttcaagtgctcttctatcgactgaggattcccttgatctgatgtagggatgttgttgttaatcctctgattccaccatcggtcgtactcagaagtagtcatgggattggcaTCAAACTTCTTCATTCTACGAGTCTGGTTCCAGGcatttgatatctcgcgaactttctttttgtaattatttccTGTAAACATGAACTCGCAATGggctaacccgtatgttggtggtgtaaactgTCAGGATCTGTATTGTCGCAATGCAAGCAGAGGAGCATACCCGACGGCCTCTatactcctaacaagggaacccaatcgaagtctccgcatcggtataatatttcatcaggaaccatccacggggctctccattaaacatcttcttcttgcagattttggagcaccgtcatccaattttcttctgtcacatcatctcgcctcggtgtagccactaactcttacagtggagagtaattttcagagaagatgcgatacgagaccttttccactttccaaaaatggctgtggaaccaggatagcaagagctgtgcacatccaataaatctccttTCGCCCGCTCTTCTACAAACATTTAATGATTTGAAAGTTTCAGCCAAGATTGCAGGTACAggtgtggttcctttaccaagcctgtCAAAAAGGTCGGCAACAGCCTCGTCTACATACCCCAAAGCCTTAGGGAAGATGACCAGTCCATAAATGCTTaaggcgaagacatctacccttttcttcacgtcggggtgcgctaagactagatccctcaggttcctccaaggaatgcatttacaatctcctttttgtttgatccggGTTGTCACCCACTGTTCACTCATCCCTGTGATGTTCATCAGCTTTTTCGAAAATGCTGGGACGTTAGCAGGTCTGGCATAAATTCTGTCAACCTGAATCTTTGGGCAATGGTGCAAGGTCatgtattcttctatagtaggtaccaaatctactttcccaaaagtgaagcaactgtaagcagaattccaatattgggcaagggctcgaaacaggtgttcatctaccttgacatcgagcagataaggtaaatcaccgtaatgatAATAGAATAGCTATTTGACCTCATCATgccactgatcccaaatttctttcatctcttagagattattctgagttacgctgatccgagtaaaattccaCAACTCTGACACGTATCCCTCGGTAAgactgtcacctttctcttgttgtgttgtctcagcccatatccggacagccgcgttgtcttctactttatcaaaaaaccccttttccatgataagctatctatttaggaaccgaatgcgaattaacaccttttatgatgaaaatgccatacaaatacaatcaaagtaaaacaaagcaagtcagtaaTTTATACGCAGTTTAAAGCAgacaaagaataataaatatagcacttgctcaAGTAACTATTAgggtttcggagtggctctacctagggtgggttccTAAGGCTCGCTATATGGGatttggttctagagtaagggtacctgaaccagcagattcctcgatcttcacccattataggctcatacagaccgagttcagtttaggggaatacatttccctatggctgcacggagatgaaaatctcacgaagatataggtacggatgtatcctgaaagcaatccactatcctgcacggaggtgaaaacctcacgaaggagtagtttctcactcccaattaaaggggtgtgaccacagcggtcatgcaatgcaatatgcaaaacTATTTAACGACTCGAACCAACGCAGTAGGTATTGTACCACAAAAAATAGCTGATGAagtgcaatgaaaggatcgtatttcaaaaccaagttttcaattttcgataaaaagacaagAGTTAATCAATTTGTCGCTTGACTCTCTCATtctagtccccagtggagtcgccaagtcgtcgtaaccattttttgtaaacggaatcgacttggattttgaaaatgaacacaaaaacggagtcgccaccgatcttttttgactaggtgtgatcgggtcacctcgttaaagtggttgtttttagtaaataacttgatttatttaaacaacaattttggtctacgcaaatcaagaaaacgggttcgggagtcggttacgcacgaggaaggattagcaccctcgatacgctcaaaactggtacctagttgattaattagtgtcttagtgtcgaagattgaaaacttgaaagatttTAAGATACGATCCTTTTTTGTAAAGTGAACATTGAAATGTCAAAGACATTCTCGTCTCAAGGCAACGACATGTTATATCTAGTGAGTTAGGATACGgcatctcgaacttttgagaatgagcttgccttgtatttaaaataaatatattttgacctcttttaaaaggatattcggttagttagggtgAACGAGGAAGATCgagacccagtaagttagggcacgtttcctcgaattcccgaacaccgaacattgcctttactTGTAAAAGATCTTGTTTCGAAGTTTCAAagtgtcatacccggtaagttaggacaCCACGCTTCGTATCtccgaaaataagcatttttaagaCTTGTATCatgatttaaaaagaatattccgttatttaggttaaatgagaaaagtcgaaacccagtaagttagggcacgattatctcgaattacctaatAACGGATtttgcttttatgaaagaattgttttaatatattgagCAAAAAGTAACGCGATTtatagtaaaatgtaaaagcaAAATGTAGCATTGACATGTATAAGAATATAATAATAGTGCGACGGTGTCAAAACAATACATGAGCAACCGTAAAAGGTGAAGTAATATCAAGGCTAATAGTATgcaaatataaacaaatgttaaacatggcaaaaataaaaatgacaatGACAACAAAAACGAAAACGaaaacgaaaataataataatgtaaataacaaTAGTGCGAAACGATAATAATGCATGGTATTTAaacatgatagtaataatatGAACATGAAGTAGGGAGCATATgtatgtaaaatatataataccagattacaaatatatacataatatttattaaaatagtaataataataaaagactaATAATAactatataaacatataaatgtatgtattaaaacttatacgTAATAATAAAATGTGTacgtagtattaaaatatataaaatgcgaTATTAATGACATATATACACACAAAAATATGTGTAATATATTAAAAGTATAGACAGGTAtacgtaaatatatatatgtatgtaaaaaTGTACGTAATATAAGATATGTGCGTAATAGgaatataatgtatatatatttaatgaaaaCATATGTGACACACAAATAcctaaaacaataatattaagctattaataatgctatataacatatatatatacatatacatatataatgaaaatacatactactatgtaataataatagaaatacaaaagtaaaagtattaaattaaagtaataatatatatatatatatataaaaagtacatatgtaaatgtgtatatgtacatataaaatgtatattaatatataatgataatagtgataataataataatgttaaaatgcaaaagtaaatataatatgatagtaatattaaaataaagtaattaaaataatactatacaTATAGAAAATGTATGTACGTACATATGcaacaaaatatatattaatagtaataataataaccatatcggtgataataataacgataataatatttaaaatatacataaaaataataaaaggtatgtatatatataataatatcaatagtatagcaaaaataataataatatgttaatgagtatggtaataataataataataacagttaaaataatgctaaaaataaaaaaaagagtaaaaataatataaaaatcatattaaATCTCAAAGAAGGGACCAAATTCGAAACTAAAACAGAATTTTGGGGCCAATTCGAAAGGAAATATAAAGAGGCACCTATTTGAATACGCGAATAACATACGGGGGCCAAAAGGGGAATTTACCCGAACCCTTAAAACGACGTCGTAGGAGGGAGGATTAAATCACAAAACGTGATGAATTTTGaggccaatttgaaagaaataaaaagcTAATTGCAAAACGTgtgaaaagcggaaggaccgcgcGCATAATTAGACCATCATAtgaaaacgcgcggatcctgagGCGGGTCGGAGCCGGTTCTCGGGTCAG from Gossypium arboreum isolate Shixiya-1 chromosome 1, ASM2569848v2, whole genome shotgun sequence harbors:
- the LOC128280702 gene encoding uncharacterized protein LOC128280702, giving the protein MHQFVALVQGLMDNKELEFLNMSEPGRSRCVCLRRGVDEGRLQVNHPVVIISRPRMNEAGAQVAPKFVIQKPVAFPYKDSKRVPLNYSCNVTFPGEETPINVSEEVQDEGFYTRSGRRYTPNTKVEQVKEKSLAIEQKKEKPAGLEPTVNESVTEKEAKEFLKFLKHSEYSVVEQLHKQPAGISVLALLLSFETHCSALMKVLNETYVANDISVNKLDRLVNNISADNFIFFNDDEVQPGGRGSTKALHITTRCKGYTLPGVLIDNRSALNVLPLSTLMRAFDGTERKVMGRIEIPLLIGPSTYEVDFLVMDIKPSYNCLLGRPWIHSAGAVPSTLHQNLKLVTKVRLVTINAEEDIIAAITSDTPYLEANDEAIECSFRSLEFVNTTFIIEGNKIPMPRLSETTRMGLRLTIGKGSLPGRGLGRYLQGRINVPMMKDKQDHFGSPDINDASDVATNSESPFERDMCLKGSQDFEDDGDYMHGLNLDIVVQCSPSKKNASRFKEKL